Below is a genomic region from Paenibacillus rhizovicinus.
GCCGATTTCAACGATTCGTACCGGTCCGCGTCGCAGGGATCGTCCAATGTGCCGACTACGCGGCCCCAGCCCGACTGCTTCAGCAGCGTGCCGACGAGCGGTCCGAACGAGTCCCCCGTCGAGCAATCCGTTCCGATACATAAGAAAGCGACCTGGTCGCGGTCCGGTTGAACGGCTGCCGCCTTACGAAGGAATGCCTCCACGCCTTCGATGGAGACGCGCTGCCTGTTCACGGGATCTTCCGCGCGCCCTCTGCGCGCTTTGGCCCGGTTTCCCATGGGTATCGCTTCCTCCTCGTTCCAACTGTCCTCATTGTAACGAAATCGGCCCTCCGCTTCAAATCGGCAGGTTCGCTCGGAACGGCAGTGGCGGGCCGTCCTCCGTCATGCTACAATACCACTACAAAACCAACAGGCCGTTCGAATAGGAGGAGAAATTCAATGAGAAACTTAGAAGAACCGAATGTAGACAACATCGCCTATATGATTGAAGAAATCAAAAGCAAGCTGCGCATGGCTTCGGGAGCCGCGATGCAAGCGACCAATTTCAGTCTCCAAAAATACGAGGATCTGCGCGATGTCTACGAGATCGTTGCGAGCAAAGATAAATTCAGCATCAGCGAAGTCGAAGCCATCGTATCCGAACTCGGACAGCTCCGCGAGAAATAAAGCCCTTTTTTCGTTTACAATTAATTACATTTTACGCCATAGTATGACAAAATAAAAACCGGGCGCCTGCTGCGTCCGGTTTTTACTCGTTTCCAATAATTTACTTCTTTTACCACTATCGCATAGCCTCATTGCTGCTAGCTATCCATACCGTCTTCGTCCGATGGCGACGTTCCCGAAGCGATGATCGACAGCTTAATGGAGACCGTCTTGTGCTCGCCCTTCAGGAAATAAGCAAGTCGTTCCAGCTTCTCCGCAAGCTCAGGTCCGCTCAGCGTCACATTGAGCTCGTAGCCGAACTGGTCTTCCGGAGCGGTACGCCCGCCTGCCGCATAAGGGGCTGCCGTGTAGGCCTCGGCCGCACCGCGCGAAGCAAGCAGCTGCTCGGGCGAGAATTTATCCGATTTGTTCACGACGCGCTCGTAAATACGCAGTTTCTTGAGCAGCATGTAATATTGAGCGGAATGCTTGAAGCCCCACGCATCGCGTATGTCCTTCAATGTATAATCCATCTTCCATTGTTTCAATTTCTCCACTTGTTCTTCGGTCGACAAGGCCAGAAATTCGTCAATCGGCAAAATCGGTTGTGGCATCGATATTGACCCCCCGGATTTGGAAATTAAGCATCAACATTTATTTTCGCCGTTAACTCCATTTTTCCTTTTTTTTATATAAAAATATTCCAGTTATTTATTATGATCCTATTACTCTTGCTGATACATCAACCGTTATCCTTTCGCGTGATTGACTTTGCGTACTGTAACTATGATAAT
It encodes:
- a CDS encoding DUF1128 domain-containing protein; translated protein: MRNLEEPNVDNIAYMIEEIKSKLRMASGAAMQATNFSLQKYEDLRDVYEIVASKDKFSISEVEAIVSELGQLREK